Below is a window of Sus scrofa isolate TJ Tabasco breed Duroc chromosome 3, Sscrofa11.1, whole genome shotgun sequence DNA.
ACCACTAGTCTGCTTTGTCactttagttttgccttttctggatttTTGTACAAATGGAATAATACTGTATGCAGTCTTTTGTGTCGGGGTCTTTCACTTGGCacaatgtttttgagatttatccatattATGTGTAGCATTGATGGATATATGcttcacctgttgatggatacttgtttttttggttttcattttatggctattACAAATAAGGCTTCTAATGAACCTGAATTTTGCATACAGGCTTTtgtttgaacatgttttcatttctcatggaTAGCTACCTAGTAGTGGAGTTGATCGGTCACATGGGAAGtgtatacttaatatttttttagtgtctgtttaattttaattttaatttttttgtctgtttaatttttaaagaaaaactgcgAATTCGCTTCCCAAAATAGCTGTACTATTTGCAATTCCCATAAATACTGTATGAAGGTTTTAGTTTCTCCATATCATTTCCAGGATTTTATCAggtcctttattttttctttgtttaagccATTCTAGTATAGTAGTATCTTAATGTGGTTTTAATTGTATCTTCCTTAATGACCAATGGTGTCATATTCTTGTTGGCCATTCATTTATCTTTTGCGagatgtctgttcaaatcttttgcccacttaaaaaattatgttttttagtgttcgtcgtggctcaatggaaacaaatctgactagtatccatgaggatgtaggtttgacccctggccttgctcagtggattaaggatccggcattgccgtgagctgtggtgtaagtcacagacgcagcttagatctggcgttgctgtggtgcaacgggatcagcggTGTCTAAGGAGCACTGGGAtttgggttccatacctggccctgcagtgggttaacgatctggtgctgtcacagctgaggcttggtctcaactgcagctcagatctgatccctaacctgggaattttacatgcctcggggcagccaaaaagaaaaaaaaaagttctttagggagttcccattgtggctcagcaggttaagaatcaaacaagtatgaagatgaaggttcaatccctggcctcgttcagtgggttaaggatctgacattgcagcaAGCAGCAgcgtaagtcacagacaaggctcggatctggtgttgctgcggctgtggtgtaggctggcagctgcagctccgatttgacccctagtctgggaacttccatatgccataggtgtggccctaaaaataaaataaataagtaaataaataaaagttctttaTACACCTGGATATAAGTCACTTGTTGGATACATGCTTTGCAAATACTTCCTTCCAgtctgtggtttgccttttcatttgacAGGTGCAATTTTACATGTGTATGGATAGCTGTCCCCTTCAGATAAGCTCCAGATAAATCTGCATTTGCCTGACACCGGATACAATGCCAGGCATAGAGTACACGCTCAACAGTACTGAGGAAATTCAGTGAATACAATCTGAAAtccctctccatctctttcttttagGCCCACATGGCAGACTAGGCTTAATGTTCTGAAACATGAAGTACCTCCTGGGGCAATACCAAGTAGGTCCGGGACTCAGGTTTCAGGTAAGGCCTCTTGGGGGCCTCAAGATCTTAGGAGACTAGAATTTCAGCAGAGGGGCTTAGAGGTCTGGTTGGAAGAGGGATCTTGAAGTTGTATTTGCATAGAACTTCACTAATTTTACTTAGAGTGTATGTTTATCAGCTGTAGCTTGGTGATTGGGGCAGGGAGGTGCCAAGCAACCAAGCTGTTTTGGTGCCAAGGCTCTGTAGTCTTTGAGCCCAGTCTGCAGCTTGGCCTCCTGAGCCCCTGACTGTTCCAAGAGAGACCATTAGAAGGCGCAAGGGCTTCGGTCCCGTTAGAGGTGAGGGAAAAACCGACTCCACACGCGGTGGATAAATTCTGGGGAGGCTTTCTTCAACGCCTGCAGGGAAAGCTCAGGGGTTTAGAGGGAGCTGACCGGGGCCAGGCAAGAGGCCAGGACTGGGAGCCGCTGTTCACCATTCATTCATCACTGAGCATGTATGAAGCCCCAAACGGACACAGAAGGTAAGAGCGTAAGAACTGTTccttgcatatggagttcccaggggtcgaatgtgagctgtagccaccggtctacaccagagccacagcaacgcgggatccgagccgcgtctgcgacttacaccacagctcacggcaacgccggatccttaacccgctgagaaaggccagggatcgaacccgcaaccgcatggttcctagttggattcgttttggctgtgccaggacgggaactccaatttccagACCCTTTTAACATTCCATTATCTAATCTGATCTCGTTCGATAAGAAGCAGGCCTTGCAGATAAGGAAGCCGAGATTCAGACGGGCAGGGACTCGCACTAGGTCACCTAGACTCCTTTAGGTCGTCTGTCGGTCCTGCCTGAAAAACTGGGTGGAGAGCTCCCGCTGCGCCCTCAGTCACGTGATGCGAGAGCGGCTGAGAAGCCGCAGGGGCGCGCGCGGCCTCCGTAGTCGCGTCGGGGCTGACCCACCTTGGCGTTCAccgcccccagcccagctctggtGTCACATGACCGGCTCTTAGGCAACATGGCGGCGGCCGTGGGGCAGAGCCGGGGCTGAGGGATCGCGAGTGGGCTCCTACCGGGGGTGAAGGGTGCCTCAGCTGGGGGAGTAGGGGACTCGAACCTCAACCCATTCCTGTCCCCGACCTCACCGGGTTCCACTCTTCTCCTCCGCGCGGTGTGTCTGCCGGGGCGGGGACGCATGATAGAGcccgggttccatccccggtGCTCTGGGCTTCGGGGCAAGCTCCTCCCGGTCTCCCGGCGCACCTGCTTTGCCTGGGttccccctccatcctcctttctccagcctcctccccacgCAGGGATCGTCAGTGGGACCGGAGCGCGGGCGGGCGCGACCCCCCGGGACCATGTCCGGGTCCGACTCCACGCCCTTCCTCAGCCAGGCGGATGACACGGATGACGGACCGGCGCCCGGCATCCCGGGCTTGCCGGGGCCCATGGGGAACCCGAAGTCCGAGGATCCCGAGGTCCTGGACCGGGAGGGACTGCAGCGCATCACGGGCTTGTCTTCAGGCCGCTCGGCTCTCATAGTGGCGGTGCTGTGCTATATCAACCTCCTCAACTACATGGACCGCTTCACCGTGGCTGGTACTGACTTCAGGGAGAAAGTTAGAAGAGGGGAAGGGAGCGGGTTTCCGAAGGTGGGGCGGCCTCGGCCAGCGCATCCTGAGTCTTCTTCTTCCCAGGCGTCCTTCCGGACATCGAGCAGTTCTTCGACATCGGAGACGGTAGCTCCGGCCTCATTCAGACCGGTGAGTGGAGGTTCCCTCCTGGGGGCACAGCAGATCTTTTATCTTGTCTACTCCAGTTGGGGCTGCATCCTGGCATGCCTGGGGAGTCATTTGTGCGAGGTACCGTGGCCAGAGGGCTGTGATTTTTGCCCTGAGGCGGTCCTGTTGAGTTAGGAGCCATATTTACAGAGAATTAAAGAGGGAGTCAGTTCATTGTCACGGTGAAGTCAGACCTGGGTTTCAATCTCAGCTTTCCACGTAATGTGATCGCTGGCAAGGCTCtcaatctctctaagcctcactTTCCTTGTGGGTGAGATGGAGTTCGTAATAACCCAGCTCACCCCTTGGGACCGATGTGAGGGTTAGATGAGATAGTGCTGGTGAAGTGCATAGGACAGTGTTGGAAAATGCTGGGCACCCAGTAAATAATGGAGCAGAGTGTCTGGAAAGGGGAGAGGTGAGTTTTACTTGTTCAGAACTTGGGATTTGTGGGAGGGCCAAAGCCAGGGCCaagtctcttttccttccttctctccttcatttctgtgCTGGTAGCAGGTGGAGGCCCTGGAGCTAATAACATCCAAAGAACTTGGCCAAACCTTTTACACCCATTGTCTTCTAATCCTTTTATCAGCCAAGGaatccttattattattttatagaggCAGTAGGTAGTATTATCTGCATTtatataaagaaactgaggctaggAGAAGAGTTAAGacttgcctggggtcacacaACAAAAGGCAGAAGAGGAGTTGGAAACCAGgttttgcagtgttttttttttttttttttttttttttttttttttttgctgccctccAGGCTGCTAAGGAACTGGAGGTATTTAAGCCAACGTTCCATGGAATGAAAATGAGATCATAGGTCCAGGTCTGCAAAGCTCTTAAAAGTTGTTGAGTTtaggggagctcccattgtggctcagtagaaatgaatctgactagtatccacgaggatgtgggtttgacccctggcctcactcagtgggttaaggatccggtgttgctgtgagctggggtgtacgtcacagacaaggcagcttggatctggtgttgctgggctgtggcataggatggcagctgcagctccaactcgacccctagcctgggaactttcatatgctgcagatgcaactctaaaaaaaaagaaagaaagaaaaaaaattttttttttttttggtcttttctagggccgcttctgcggcatatggggattcccaggctaggggtctaatcggagccatagccacgggcctaagccagagccacagcaacgcgggatccaagccgcgtctgcgacctacgccacagctcactgcaacgctggatccttaacccactgagcaaggccagggatcgaacccgcaacctcatggttcctagtcagactcgttaaccgctgcgccacgacgggaactccaaaaagttgtTGAGTTTAGATAAGAAACAGGTTTTTCTCAGCAGCCCCGTTCATGTTTTCATGCAACACAAGTGTGTTGAGCACCTGTTTTGTGCTGGGCAGTAACTGTTCAGTAAAAGAAGACAGAACAAATGTGGTAAAGACAATGGATATGTGATGGATGGGAAGGTTTCTGAGCTGAAGGTGAAGGAGCTTAGTTAGGTCTgtgaagctcagagaagaggaGAGACCATTCCAGACAGTGAGGACAGCAGGTGCCCAAAGCCTTAAGATGGTATTGAATCTGGCAGTTGGACCTTTGGGAGGCAGCGAGGGATGAATGTGAGGTTGAGAAGGTAGCGAAGGGCCAGATCAGATAAGTGTGTTTTGGCCAAGATACGGAGTTTGGATTTTGTTCTCGACTGGATGAAAGTGAGGCGTCAGCTGCGCCATCCCTTCTACGGTGGAAGATTTGAAAGatgtttcaggagttctcttgtggctcacgGGGTGAAGAACTGGCTAGTATCCCAGAGGATTTGGgtccaatccccggcctcgctagggttagggatctggcgttgccataagctgcagcgtaggtcacagatgcggctccgatctggcatggctgtggctgtgaccagcagctacagctccaattggacccctagcctaggaacttccatatgccacaggagcacccctaaaaaaaaagacaaaaaaaaaaaagaatgtttcagaTGGGGCCGGGCTCCCCGCTCCCTGCCACCACACTTAGGAAGCTCTGGTAGTTTCTGGGTGGGAATtatttcccccccgcccccgcttcttccctgagctggggtgggggttggggtagGAATACTGGGGCTGGGCTGTGACTCTCTGCTTCCCCCCAGTGTTCATCTCCAGTTACATGGTGTTGGCACCTGTGTTTGGCTACCTGGGTGACAGGTACAATCGGAAGTATCTCATGTGCGGGGGCATTGCCTTCTGGTCCTTGGTGACACTGGGGTCATCCTTCATCCCCAAAGAGGTGAGGTCCCACGCTGGCTCCTgcttctgccccccaccccacccccgcctcctccATCAGTCTTTGCTGTTGTTCTTTGGAGTCACTGAAGACAGGACCAAGGGAGCTTGTGCAATTTCCTTGGTCCAACTTCTATCCCCTCCTTGCCTGAGTTATCCGCCtatcccctcctctccccttttaTTCCAGAACCTTCTTCCGTCCGTCATCCCTTCTCCCCCTGACCATTGACTCTTCCCACTGCACACTTAAAACACTCAGGTTTCTCTGCCACGAGAAGGACCTTATCGACCGCcctctctccatcttcctcttcccGAAAGGACCCCTGGACTAGCTCCAGTCTGGGTGAAAGAGCAGCCAGAAGGAAGCTCTTCTTTGcctgcccttcctctcctccctctccccccttgaGCGCTGCTGGTTAACCTGCCCCCACCTGGCCACTGCCAAAGTCAACAGCGCCCTCTCAATTGctaactgtagctcctatttccTTGTCCTGTTGTTGCTAGACCTCCTGAGAGCCTCTGGCTCTGTTGACCCACTTCTTCCTTCCAGAAACTCCCTTCACCTTCCTCGATGCCCCTCTTCTGGTGTTTGTCCTGCCTCCCTAGCTCTTGCATCTTTGCCCCTTTGAAATCTCCTCTGTCTGTTGTTCTCACTCTCTGCCCTTGGACTCTGTCTCCTCTGCCCCAGACACAAGATAGGCTCATTGAGCGATTGTGCCTTGTCTTGAGCTTCTGGTGTCCTTGGGAGACGAATAAACCCCCACCTAAGATCATTATTCACTATTGGGGTGTCTTAGGTGGGTTGGGCAAGACAGAAGCTAAGATTGACTTGTGCACCTGCTGGGTGCAAGGTGATGAAGCATCCTTTGGTTGTCCAGTTCTCACACTAGTTATGTGAACAGTTGTTATTATTCCccttttgcagataaggaaacagaggctcagagaggttaagttgcTTTCTCAAAGTCACAGCTAGTACGtagtggagccaggattcaagctCAGGTCTGTTTGATTTGAAAACCCAGGCCTCTCCTGCCATCCCCATCACCTTCTCAGAGCTGGCTGGTGAGGTTGGCCGGGAGGCTGGCCGCCAGGTGGGGTGCCACTTCCCCCGTGTCTCGTTCCCCAGCGATTCTGGCTGCTCCTTCTGACCCGGGGcctggtgggggttggggaggccaGTTACTCCACCATCGCGCCCACCCTCATCGCTGACCTCTTCGTGGCAGACCAGCGGAGTCGGATGCTCAGCGTGTTCTACTTTGCCATCCCGGTGGGCAGGTGAGGGGACCTCGGGCATGGCGGGGAGGCAGAAGGGCTTTGCCTGGGATGTGACTGACCAGCTGTctctccccaacccactgcagtggTCTGGGTTACATCGCAGGCTCCAAAGTGAAAGATGTGGCCGGGGACTGGCACTGGGCTCTGAGGGTGAGTCTGGTCACAGCCTGGGAGAAGCTCAATAATATGCTCATTGATTCCTCCTTTTCTACCTTCAAACATCCAGTTTTTAAGGCAGTGCTCACTCTGCCAAGCCTGCAGGAAGCCTAGCTGCCCTCACCATGAAGCCATATGATAGACCAAACTCTTGGTTGCAGATGACAAAAAACCCATTGTAAAACTGTAAGCCCTCAAATGGGACTGTATTGGCTCTGATAATAGAAAGTCCCCAGAATAGTGAGCTTCAGGTGCAGCTGGATCCAGGACTCCCCCCCGTCACAACTCTGCTTTCCTGTTTGTTATTGTCCTTCTCGAGGAAGTGAAAGCTCCTTGTGTTTAACTTCCCATTTAGAAACTTGAGCACCCTGGATCCTTGAGCAATAGTCCTGGATGGTGTCTGATTAGACAAACATGGGTCATATGCCTGCCACTGAATCTGTCTCCGAGGCCTGGGAGATGTACATGACTCTCACTGGCCAAGTCTGGGTTACAAGCCGCACCCTATTTGAACCACGTGGGTTGAGAGAAGTGGGCGAATATTAGGGTACTGTTACCAAAGAGGGAACAGTTAGGCTTGCAGAAACCCCAGTGGCAGGGGCCTTAGTGGCAttcgcccccgccccccagtcacAAGTTCAGCTTCCTTGAGCAGGCACTCGCTAGGAGTTTGAGGTCTTGGGGCCTGAGTTGCCTTTGTATATCCACACATTCTCTCGGCCCCTACGGTTGAGTGTCGCCCAGTCTCTGCTTTTTCTGAAGCCCGCTCTTTCCCCAGGTGACTCCAGGTCTAGGAGTGCTGGCCGTTGTACTGCTGTTCCTGGTAGTACGGGAGCCACCAAGGGGAGCCGTGGAGCGCCACTCAGACTCACCACCCCTGAACCCCACCTCATGGTGGGCAGATCTGAGG
It encodes the following:
- the SPNS1 gene encoding protein spinster homolog 1 (The RefSeq protein has 1 substitution, 1 frameshift compared to this genomic sequence); this encodes MSGSDSTPFLSQADDTDDGPAPGIPGLPGPMGNPKSEDPEVLDREGLQRITGLSSGRSALIVAVLCYINLLNYMDRFTVAGVLPDIEQFFDIGDGSSGLIQTVFISSYMVLAPVFGYLGDRYNRKYLMCGGIAFWSLVTLGSSFIPKERFWLLLLTRGLVGVGEASYSTIAPTLIADLFVADQRSRMLSVFYFAIPVGSGLGYIAGSKVKDVAGDWHWALRVTPGLGVLAVVLLFLVVREPPRGAVERHSDSPPLNPTSWWADLRALARNPSFILSSLGFTAVAFVTGSLALWAPAFLLRPRVVLGETPPCLPGDSCSSSDSLIFGLITCLTGVLGVGLGVEISRRLRRSNPRADPLVCAAGLLGSAPFLFLSLASARGSIVATYIFIFIGETLLSMNWAIVADILLYVVIPTRRSTAEAFQIVLSHLLGDAGSPYLIGLISDRLRRGWPPSFLSEFRALQFSLMLCAFVGALGGAAFLGTAVFIEGDRRRAQLHVQGLLFEAGPADDRIVVPQRGRSTRVPVSSVLI